The following coding sequences lie in one Hoplias malabaricus isolate fHopMal1 chromosome 14, fHopMal1.hap1, whole genome shotgun sequence genomic window:
- the LOC136665886 gene encoding pepsin A-like, with translation MKLIVLLCALVALSESLRIPLIKGKTARENLREQGRWEQYRLNHPYSPITKFSQSGAESMTNDADLSYYGVISIGTPGQSFQVIFDSGSSNLWVPSVSCSSSACQNHNKFNPQASSTFQSTNQALSIQYGTGSMTGYLGYDNVQVGGITVQNQIFGLSQTEAPFMANMVADGILGLAYQSIASDDATPVFDNMMSQGLVSQDVFSVYLSSNGQQGSVVLFGEIDSSYYTGNINWIPLSSETYYQVTMDSVTINGQTVACSGGCQAIIDTGTSLIVGPTSDINNINSWTGATIDQYGDATVSCSNVQSMPSVTFTLNGYTFTIPASSYVTQDSYGCRTGFSGSGDSLWILGDVFIRNYYTIFNRSSNSVGLAQIA, from the exons ATGAAGCTGATCGTGCTCTTGTGTGCCTTAGTGGCACTTTCAGAATCCCTCAG GATTCCCCTGATCAAGGGTAAAACTGCACGTGAGAACCTGAGAGAGCAAGGCCGTTGGGAGCAATACAGGCTGAACCATCCTTACAGCCCCATCACCAAGTTTTCGCAATCCGGTGCTGAGTCTATGACCAACGATGCTGAT CTCTCCTACTATGGTGTTATCTCCATTGGTACCCCTGGTCAGTCCTTCCAGGTGATTTTCGATTCTGGCTCATCAAACCTCTGGGTGCCTTCTGTCTCCTGTTCAAGCAGTGCCTGCC AGAACCACAACAAGTTCAATCCTCAGGCTTCCAGCACTTTCCAGAGCACCAACCAGGCTCTTTCCATTCAGTATGGCACAGGAAGTATGACTGGATACCTGGGATATGACAATGTGCAG gtTGGTGGAATAACGGTGCAGAATCAGATCTTTGGGCTGAGCCAGACTGAGGCACCCTTCATGGCTAACATGGTGGCAGATGGCATTCTGGGTCTGGCTTACCAGTCCATTGCTTCTGATGATGCCACTCCTGTCTTTGACAACATGATGAGCCAGGGTCTGGTCTCTCAGGATGTCTTCTCTGTCTACCTTAGCAGCAA TGGTCAGCAGGGCAGTGTGGTGCTCTTTGGTGAGATTGACAGCTCCTACTACACTGGCAACATCAACTGGATCCCCCTATCCTCTGAGACCTACTATCAGGTCACCATGGACAG TGTTACCATCAATGGCCAGACAGTGGCTTGCTCTGGTGGGTGTCAGGCTATTATTGATACTGGCACTTCCTTGATTGTTGGGCCAACCAGCGATATAAACAACATTAACTCCTGGACTGGTGCCACCATAGACCAATATGGAGAT GCTACTGTTAGCTGCAGCAATGTCCAGAGTATGCCTTCAGTTACCTTCACCCTCAATGGATACACTTTCACCATTCCTGCCTCATCCTATGTCACTCAG GACTCCTATGGCTGCAGGACTGGATTTAGTGGCAGCGGTGACTCACTGTGGATCCTGGGTGATGTTTTCATCAGAAACTACTACACCATCTTCAACAGGTCAAGCAACAGTGTGGGCCTGGCTCAGATTGCATAA